The genomic stretch TTCGCCGGCCGCCGCCGCATCGCGCAGCCACGGGAAGATGTCGGCCTGCACGAAGCGCGGCTTGACGTGGTTGAGGTAGGCGTTCTGCCGGGCCAGCTCGATCACTGCCGGGTCGATGTCGATCCCCACCACTTCACTGGCGCCGCGCGCCGCCGCGTACACGCCGAAACCGCCGGTGTTGCAGCACAGGTCGAGCACGCGCTTGCCTGCCACCTGCTGGCTCAGCCAATCGCGGTTCTCGCGCTGGTCGGCGAAGAAGCCGGTCTTGTGCGCACCGGCCGGATCGGCGCGGAACTTGATGCCGTGTTCGGTGACGATGGCCGGCTCGGTGCCCTGGGTGTCCTTGTAGTCGAAGCTTTCCTGCTTCTGCACGTGCTCGTCGGCGAAGCTGTGGAAGCGGCAGCCGGGGAAGTGCTCGCGCAGCGCATCGAAGATGATGCTGCGGTGGCGCCACGCGCCGGCGCTGAAGAACTCGACCACGATCAGGTCGTCGTAGCGGTCCACCACCAGCCCGCTGATGCCGTCGCCCTCGCTGTGGACCACGCGCCAGGCATTGGAGATCTCGTCCAGCCTGAGGATCTCGCGGCGCAGCTGGATCGCCTCGCCGATCTTGCGCACGAACCAGGCGGCGTCCACCGCCACGTCGGGGTCGCGCTCCAGCATGCGCAGGGCGATCCGCGAGTGGCCGTTGTAGAAGCCGCGGCCGATCCAGGTGCCGTCCACCCCGACCACATCCACAATACTGCCGGGCTTGGGCCG from Thermomonas sp. XSG encodes the following:
- a CDS encoding class I SAM-dependent rRNA methyltransferase is translated as MAEPLPVVQLKNAWNSTHPWIFQRLVEKPAQRPKPGSIVDVVGVDGTWIGRGFYNGHSRIALRMLERDPDVAVDAAWFVRKIGEAIQLRREILRLDEISNAWRVVHSEGDGISGLVVDRYDDLIVVEFFSAGAWRHRSIIFDALREHFPGCRFHSFADEHVQKQESFDYKDTQGTEPAIVTEHGIKFRADPAGAHKTGFFADQRENRDWLSQQVAGKRVLDLCCNTGGFGVYAAARGASEVVGIDIDPAVIELARQNAYLNHVKPRFVQADIFPWLRDAAAAGEQFDVVILDPAKMTRDREQVINALKKYLDMNKLALGVVKPGGLFATFSCTGLVSEDQFLDMLRRAAFYAGRTVQVLKVAGAGPDHPWLAQVPESRYLKAVFCRVLD